The DNA window AAAGGTCAGCGGCCATTATGTAAACTCTATCCTGGCCTGTCAGGAAGCCAAGGACAAAGGCTTTGATGAAGCGGTGGTTCTGGATCATGAGGGATTCGTTGCAGAAAGCTCCGGCGCCAATGTATTTTACGAAAAGGACGGAGTGCTCTTTACACCGCCGAAAGGAAGTATCCTGCCTGGAATTACCCGTGCAACCGTATTTGAAATCTGTGATGCACTGGGCATTCCTTATACAGAAAAACACTTCACACCTGAAGAAATGAGAGGCTCCGATGCCGCTTTTTTCTGTGGGACCGCAGCTGAAATTGTTGCGCTGGGTTCAATGGACAGCGTACCTTTTTCTTTATCCTGGGAAGATACCCTTTCGTCAACAGTTCAGAAAGCATACAGGCATCTGGTAATGGAAGAGGACTATTCGTATTTAAAATCACAATTAAAATTGAAGTATGCCTGATTCAGTATTAAATAAATATTCGAGGACCCTTACCCAGGATCCTACCCAGCCTGCAACCCAGGCACAGTATTACGCGATAGGATTTACCGAGCAGGATTTTGGTAAAGCTCAGGTAGGGATTGCGAGTATGGGTTACGACGGAAATCCGTGCAATATGCATCTCAACAGTTTGGCGGAACTGGTAAAACAGGGGGTAAAAAAAGAAGATCTGATGGGCCTCATGTTCCACACCATCGGGATCAGTGACGGAATGACCAATGGCACGGATGGCATGCGGTATTCGCTGGTCAGCAGGGATATTATTGCTGACAGTATTGAAACGGTGTGTGCAGGGCAGTATTACGATGCACTGATCACCGTCCCGGGATGCGACAAGAATATGCCGGGATCCCTGATTGCTATGGCGCGCCTTAACCGGCCTTCCATCATGGTATACGGCGGAAGCATAGAAGCCGGTCACTATAAAGGCGAAGACCTGAACATAGTCTCTGCTTTTGAAGCTTTGGGCAATAAGCTGGCCGGCAAGCTTTCGGATACGGATTATAAAGGAATCATCCAGCATGCCTGTCCCGGTGCAGGGGCCTGTGGCGGAATGTATACGGCCAATACCATGGCTTCTGCTATCGAAGCACTAGGGATGAGCCTTCCGTATTCTTCTTCCTATCCTGCACTCAGCAGGGAAAAAAAAGAAGAATGTGCGTATGCCGGGCATTACATTAAAAACCTGCTGGAAAAAGATATCAAACCTTCGGACATCATGACCCCGAAAGCTTTTGAAAATGCAGTAAGGCTCATCATGGTTCTTGGTGGAAGCACCAATGCGGTGCTGCACTTTCTGGCGATTGCCAAAAGCATTGGGGTGGAACTGACGATTGACGACTTCCAGAAGATCAGTGATGAAACACCCCTCCTGGCCGACCTGAAGCCAAGCGGCAGGTACCTGATGCCGGACCTGCATCTGGTGGGCGGCGTCCCGGCAGTGATGAAATACATGCTGGATCTCGGAATGCTTCACGGAGACTGTATGACCGTTACCGGAAAAACCATTGCCGAAAACCTGGAACTGGTGACTTCAGTCATCGAGAGGGACCAGGACATCATCAGGGATATCAGGAACCCGATAAAGGATACCGGCCATATCAGGATCATGTACGGAAACCTGGCTGAAAAAGGCTGTGTAGCCAAAATTACCGGTAAGGAAGGCCGTTTTTTCAGAGGTCCGGCGGTTGTTTTTGACGGCGAAAAGCAATTTATCAAAGGCATTGAAGAAAAGAAAGTGAAAGAAGGCAATGTGGTAGTCATTAAAAATGAAGGACCTAAAGGAGCACCGGGCATGCCGGAAATGCTGAAGCCGACCTCCGCCTTAATGGGATCCGGATTAGGAAAGAATGTAGCCCTGATTACGGACGGAAGATTTTCCGGAGGTACGCATGGCTTTGTCGTTGGCCACATTACACCCGAATCTTTTGACGGAGGCCTCATTGGTCTGGTCAAAGAAGGGGACATCATAGAAATTGATGCCGAGAAGAATACCATCAACCTGATGGTTTCTGAGGAAGAAATTGCAGAAAGAAAAGCCGCTTTTGTACAGCCCGACTATAAAGTGAAATACGGCGTGCTTTATAAATACGCAAAATCCGTAGCCGATGCTTCACAGGGATGTGTAACCGATCTTTAAGTAACAAATAAACAGAATATATATGAACACCATTCAGAAAACAGGCTATGAGCCACAGGTGGAGGAACATGGGAAAGCCGTAGAGATTTCAGGATCCAAGGCCGTACTGGAAGCGTTGCTGGAAGAAGGCGTGGATACCGTTTTCGGATATCCGGGAGGGGCCATTATGCCCATTTATGATGCTTTATATGATTATAACAGCCAGCTGAAACATATTTTGGTTCGTCATGAGCAGGGAGCCATCCATGCTGCCCAGGGTTTTGCAAGAAGCTCCGGGAAAACAGGAGTGGTTTTTGCCACCAGCGGTCCGGGCGCGACCAATCTGGTGACCGGACTGGCAGACGCCATGATAGACAGCAACCCCATTGTATGTATTACAGGACAGGTTTTTGCCTCGCTTTTGGGAACCGATGCTTTTCAGGAGACGGATGTGATCAACATCACAACGCCCATTACCAAATGGAACTATCAGGTGACGGATGCTTCGGAGATTCCTGAAGCCATTGCCAGGGCATTTCATATTGCATCAACCGGCCGCCCCGGTCCTGTATTGATTGATATCACCAAAAATGCACAGCTGCAGTTGTTTGATTATATGGGATATAAGAAATGCAGCCATATCAGGAGTTACCGTCCTGAACCTGAAATCAGGAAGGAGTACATTGAAAAAGCAGCAGCACTGATCAATCTGGCTCAGAAACCGTTGGTCCTGTTTGGCCAGGGGGTCATTCTCGGTAAGGCTGAAGCTGAATTCAGGGCATTTATTGAAAAGGCAGGCATTCCCTCAGCAGCAACCCTGTTAGGCCTGAGTGCTTTACCTTCCGATCATGAACTCCATGTAGGCATGCTCGGGATGCACGGCAATTACGCTCCGAATGTGATGACCAATGAGTGCGATGTCCTCATTGCAGTGGGAATGCGTTTCGATGACCGGGTGACCGGGCGGCTGGACCAGTATGCAAAACAGGCAAAGATCATCCATCTGGATATTGATCCCGCGGAAATCGATAAAAATGTGAAAACGACAGTGCCTGTCTGGGGGAACTGTAAAAAAACACTTCCCATGCTGACAGAATTGATCCATCCGGGAAACCATGGTGACTGGCTTCAGCAATTCCGTGAACTGGAGAAAGAAGAAGTGAAAGAAGTCATTCACAATGAGCTGAACCCTTCCGGTGAAGTCATGACCATGGGGGAAGTGATCAAAGTTTTGAATGAACTCACCAACGGTGATGCCATTATTACGACCGATGTCGGGCAGCATCAGATGGTAGCCAGCCGGTATGCGAAATTCAACCATTCAAAATCCAGTGTAACGTCCGGAGGCCTCGGAACGATGGGGTTTGGTCTTCCCGCCGCCATCGGGGCCTGGTACGGAGCACCGGAAAAAACCGTGATGGCCATTGTAGGGGATGGGGGCTTCCAGATGACGCTTCAGGAACTGGGAACGATAATGCAGTTCGGCGCCAAAGTGAAGATTATCATCCTGAACAATGAATTTTTAGGCATGGTGCGCCAGTGGCAACAGCTGTTTAATGAGCGGCGTTATTCTTTTGTAGATATAACGAGCCCTAATTTCGTTGCCCTTGCCAAAGCCTACCACATTGACGGGCAGAAAGTTTCCAAAAGGAAAGACCTTAAAGAAGCTCTTAAAACAGCCCTGGATCATGACGGAGCCTACCTTCTGGAAGTGATGGTAGGTAAGGAAAACAATGTTTTCCCGATGGTTACCCAGGGTTCATCCGTTTCAGATATCCGTTTAAAATAATACGATCATGGAAAAAAAAGAATATACCATCACCCTGTACACAGAAAATTCAATCGGTCTGATAGGACGGATCTCAGGGATTTTCTCACGGAGGAAAATTAATATAGAAAGTTTAAACACCTCACCGTCTGAGGCAGAGGGGATCCACCGCTTTACCATTGTCATTCAGGAGTCGGAGGAAGTGCTTAAAAAACTTTGCCGGCAGCTTGAAAAACAGATAGATGTACTGAAAGCTTATTACAATACGGATGAAGAAATTGTCTGGCAGGAGCAGGCACTCTATAAGGTTCCCGCAGATGTGGTTACTGAAAAATTATATGTGGAACGCCTTCTCCGGCAGTACGGAGCGAGTACTGTAGTCATCCGCCAGGATTATATTGTGTTTGAAACTGCAGGACACCGGGAAGAAATAGACCGGCTTACCGAAGAGCTGAACAAATACGGACTCATAGAATTCGTGCGCGGGGCCAGGATTGCCATCATTAAAGACAGTGCAGGGTTCCATGAAAAGCTGATGGAATTTGACCATCGTGAGCCGTCTCCAAATCTGGTTGAAAACGAATACCTGGACCAGAGGGGAAGCGTTTTCACGATGTAACCTTCACCATCTCATTTATTATCATCATCATCAATATTCATCATGAAGTCAGTGATAAAAACACTCTGACTTGCAACTTAAAATTAAAAAAATGACAAATTATTTCAATACACTTTCACTTCGTGAACAATTATTACAATTAGGACAGGCAGAATTTTTAGATTCTTCAGAATTTTCAGAGGGTGTGGAAGCGCTTAAAGGAAAGAAAATCGTAATTGTAGGATGCGGTGCGCAGGGCCTTAATCAGGGCCTTAACCTGAGGGACAGCGGCCTGGATGTATCGTATGCCTTACGCAAGGAAGCTATTGACGGTCAAAGGGCATCATGGAAAAATGCCACCGAAAATAATTTTCAGGTAGGGACTTATGAAGAGCTGATCCCGACGGCAGATCTCGTTATCAATCTTACGCCGGACAAACAGCATACTTCCGTTATCAATGCCGTGCAGCCTCTGATGAAGCAGGGAGCTACATTGTCATATTCCCATGGATTCAATATTGTAGAAGAAGGTATGCAGATCCGTAAAGATGTAACGGTGATCATGGTCGCCCCGAAATCACCGGGTTCCGAAGTGAGGGCAGAATTCGTAAGGGGATTCGGAGTGCCTACGCTGATTGCCGTGCATCCTGAAAATGACCCTCAGGGAAAAGGCTGGGCAGAAGCAAAAGCCTATTGTGCAGGAACAGGCGGGCATAAAGCCGGTGTCCTCAAATCTTCTTTCGTGGCGGAAGTAAAATCTGATTTAATGGGTGAGCAGACTATTCTTTGCGGCCTTTTGCAGACCGGCTCTATCCTTTCATTCGATAAAATGGTGGAAAAAGGAATTGATCCGGGGTATGCTTCGCAGCTTGTACAATATGGTGTTGAAGTGATCACTGAAGCTTTGAAGCACGGCGGAGTAAGCGGGATGTTCGACCGGTTGAGCAACCCTGCGAAACTGAAAGCTTTTGAGGTTTCAGAAGAACTTAAAGAGATCATGCGTCCACTGTTTCAGAAACACCAGGATGATATCATGTCAGGACAGTTTTCCAAAACCATGATGGAAGACTGGGCGAATGACGATGCCCAGCTGTTGAAATGGAGGGCGGAAACAGGAGAAACAGCTTTTGAAAAAACACCGGCAGCCAATGCCGATATTCCGGAGCAGGAATATTTTGACCATTATACCCTGATGGCAGCTTTCATAAGAGCCGGAGTGGAACTGGCGTTCGAAACCATGGTAGATGCAGGGATCAAAGCAGAATCCGCTTATTACGAATCATTACACGAAACTCCTTTGATTGCCAATACCATTGCCAGGAAAAAACTGTTTGAGATGAACCGTGTTATCTCCGATACCGCAGAATACGGATGTTATCTTTTTGATCAGGCATGTAAACCTTTGCTGGCAGACTTTATGAAAACAGTAGAGGTGGATCTGGCCGGTAAAAACTTCAATGAAGGTAAAGACGGCTCCGTAGACAATGCAACGCTTGTGAAGGTTAATGAAGTACTCAGGAACCATCCGGTGGAAGTCGTGGGAAGAAAGCTAAGGAAAGCCATGACGGCCATGAAATCCATCAAAACGGCATAGCATCTGCCTGTGCAGACGTGCTCCGGTT is part of the Chryseobacterium camelliae genome and encodes:
- the ilvN gene encoding acetolactate synthase small subunit, encoding MEKKEYTITLYTENSIGLIGRISGIFSRRKINIESLNTSPSEAEGIHRFTIVIQESEEVLKKLCRQLEKQIDVLKAYYNTDEEIVWQEQALYKVPADVVTEKLYVERLLRQYGASTVVIRQDYIVFETAGHREEIDRLTEELNKYGLIEFVRGARIAIIKDSAGFHEKLMEFDHREPSPNLVENEYLDQRGSVFTM
- the ilvB gene encoding biosynthetic-type acetolactate synthase large subunit, whose translation is MNTIQKTGYEPQVEEHGKAVEISGSKAVLEALLEEGVDTVFGYPGGAIMPIYDALYDYNSQLKHILVRHEQGAIHAAQGFARSSGKTGVVFATSGPGATNLVTGLADAMIDSNPIVCITGQVFASLLGTDAFQETDVINITTPITKWNYQVTDASEIPEAIARAFHIASTGRPGPVLIDITKNAQLQLFDYMGYKKCSHIRSYRPEPEIRKEYIEKAAALINLAQKPLVLFGQGVILGKAEAEFRAFIEKAGIPSAATLLGLSALPSDHELHVGMLGMHGNYAPNVMTNECDVLIAVGMRFDDRVTGRLDQYAKQAKIIHLDIDPAEIDKNVKTTVPVWGNCKKTLPMLTELIHPGNHGDWLQQFRELEKEEVKEVIHNELNPSGEVMTMGEVIKVLNELTNGDAIITTDVGQHQMVASRYAKFNHSKSSVTSGGLGTMGFGLPAAIGAWYGAPEKTVMAIVGDGGFQMTLQELGTIMQFGAKVKIIILNNEFLGMVRQWQQLFNERRYSFVDITSPNFVALAKAYHIDGQKVSKRKDLKEALKTALDHDGAYLLEVMVGKENNVFPMVTQGSSVSDIRLK
- the ilvC gene encoding ketol-acid reductoisomerase produces the protein MTNYFNTLSLREQLLQLGQAEFLDSSEFSEGVEALKGKKIVIVGCGAQGLNQGLNLRDSGLDVSYALRKEAIDGQRASWKNATENNFQVGTYEELIPTADLVINLTPDKQHTSVINAVQPLMKQGATLSYSHGFNIVEEGMQIRKDVTVIMVAPKSPGSEVRAEFVRGFGVPTLIAVHPENDPQGKGWAEAKAYCAGTGGHKAGVLKSSFVAEVKSDLMGEQTILCGLLQTGSILSFDKMVEKGIDPGYASQLVQYGVEVITEALKHGGVSGMFDRLSNPAKLKAFEVSEELKEIMRPLFQKHQDDIMSGQFSKTMMEDWANDDAQLLKWRAETGETAFEKTPAANADIPEQEYFDHYTLMAAFIRAGVELAFETMVDAGIKAESAYYESLHETPLIANTIARKKLFEMNRVISDTAEYGCYLFDQACKPLLADFMKTVEVDLAGKNFNEGKDGSVDNATLVKVNEVLRNHPVEVVGRKLRKAMTAMKSIKTA
- the ilvE gene encoding branched-chain-amino-acid transaminase, with protein sequence MYYNENSVLYFNGEYVKAAEAKTDLYSQSLHYGYAVFEGIKSYGTAQGTKIFKAKEHYERLKRSAELMLMPFDYTAKEMVQITYELLEKNGLSNAYIRPIVVCSPNMSLSKGRESYLAIEVWNWDNGYLANQMNVMTSSFERPNPKAFKVEAKVSGHYVNSILACQEAKDKGFDEAVVLDHEGFVAESSGANVFYEKDGVLFTPPKGSILPGITRATVFEICDALGIPYTEKHFTPEEMRGSDAAFFCGTAAEIVALGSMDSVPFSLSWEDTLSSTVQKAYRHLVMEEDYSYLKSQLKLKYA
- the ilvD gene encoding dihydroxy-acid dehydratase → MPDSVLNKYSRTLTQDPTQPATQAQYYAIGFTEQDFGKAQVGIASMGYDGNPCNMHLNSLAELVKQGVKKEDLMGLMFHTIGISDGMTNGTDGMRYSLVSRDIIADSIETVCAGQYYDALITVPGCDKNMPGSLIAMARLNRPSIMVYGGSIEAGHYKGEDLNIVSAFEALGNKLAGKLSDTDYKGIIQHACPGAGACGGMYTANTMASAIEALGMSLPYSSSYPALSREKKEECAYAGHYIKNLLEKDIKPSDIMTPKAFENAVRLIMVLGGSTNAVLHFLAIAKSIGVELTIDDFQKISDETPLLADLKPSGRYLMPDLHLVGGVPAVMKYMLDLGMLHGDCMTVTGKTIAENLELVTSVIERDQDIIRDIRNPIKDTGHIRIMYGNLAEKGCVAKITGKEGRFFRGPAVVFDGEKQFIKGIEEKKVKEGNVVVIKNEGPKGAPGMPEMLKPTSALMGSGLGKNVALITDGRFSGGTHGFVVGHITPESFDGGLIGLVKEGDIIEIDAEKNTINLMVSEEEIAERKAAFVQPDYKVKYGVLYKYAKSVADASQGCVTDL